The DNA sequence ATTGCGGCCTTTGCGGCCTACCTGCGCCCGTATGCCCCGGCCTCGGAGCGTCTCTACCTGACGGCGGTCGCCGGGTGGTACGATTTCCTGGCGGCGGAGGGCCTGGCGGACGTCAACCTGCCTCTCATTCGCCAGCTGATTCGACAACGGGGCCGACGGCCAGGACAGCGCCTGCCGCAATTCCCCCGCCAGGCGATTGAACAGGTCATCGGCTATGCCCACGAGTTGGCAGCCCAGGCCGGGCACGACGAAGCGGAAACACTGCGCAATCAGCGGGATGCCGCCTTCCTGGTCCTTCTGGCCGACACCGGCCTGCGGGTCCATGAGGCCTGTGGCCTGCGCCGGGGAGACATCGACTGGCAGGAGGCGCGGGCGATCCTGATTGGCAAAGGCAACCAGCAGGCGGTGCTGCGAATCTCAGGGCGGGCCCTCGGGCTGTTGCGGACCTATTTGCACAGCCGGGCCAAGCTGGATGGACAATCGGGCCGGCAGCTCAGTGCCTTGCCGATCTTCGCTCGGCACGACCGCGGGGCCGGCCGGCGTGTTCTCCCGATCAGCACCGGCACCGGCCGAGCCATTGTTCACCAGCGATGTGCAGAAGCCCTGCCGCCCGAGCTCGCCGAAGGGATCACGCCGCATTCCTTTCGCCACTACTTCGTCACGGCCGTGCTGCGCGGCTCTGGGGGGAACCTCAAGCTCGCCCAGGAGCTGGCTCGCCACCGCACGATCACCGTCACGCAACGCTATGCGCACCTCTCCGACGATGAATTGGACCGCGGCTATCATACGATCTTCGATTCCAACCAGCAGAGGTAGGCCCTGCATTCTCACCGTCTGTGCCGCGCCAACCCTTCAGCCCTAGCAGGCTGCAGAAGGACCCGCACGATAGAAGAGGAATTGGCATATGTTGAGGTTTGGGATTCGCCCAAACCTCAACATATGCCGTTTACTCATTGTTGATTTCCGTTTTTCCGCAAGCTCCTACGAACGATCGTCACGCTTGTATCGGACCCGTCGAACGGGCGCCTCCACCAGACAAACGACCATCAGAACCCACACAGCCGCCCCCAGAAGCAGATGTACGAGCTGGAGCCAAACCGGGGCCTGCAAGATCACAGTTGCCGTCCCGGCAGCGAGTTGAATGAGTAGCAGCCCGCGCAGCACCGTCAGGCGCCACTTCACCGCGCGGACTGCGACGGCCTTCCGGCGGGCGTCGACCCACCTGATGGCCGCCACTGCCAGCCCCGCCGCCAACAGCAGATGGAACCAGCGCAACCGGATCAGGAAGCTCGACCTTGGGCCCAGATCCTGCCGTAG is a window from the Anaerolineales bacterium genome containing:
- a CDS encoding tyrosine-type recombinase/integrase: MQAFLQTKAESRSLATARTYGNALSAFQLFLEASGVDPDAQPAAATQESWIAAFAAYLRPYAPASERLYLTAVAGWYDFLAAEGLADVNLPLIRQLIRQRGRRPGQRLPQFPRQAIEQVIGYAHELAAQAGHDEAETLRNQRDAAFLVLLADTGLRVHEACGLRRGDIDWQEARAILIGKGNQQAVLRISGRALGLLRTYLHSRAKLDGQSGRQLSALPIFARHDRGAGRRVLPISTGTGRAIVHQRCAEALPPELAEGITPHSFRHYFVTAVLRGSGGNLKLAQELARHRTITVTQRYAHLSDDELDRGYHTIFDSNQQR